TTTATCAGCAGCATTGAATTTTTCTATGGAACCGTAAAACCACCACGAAGTATTAAAAAATTGTCTTTTAGTTTGCCAAGGCTTTACAAATTGTAATTGATCGGGAAAAACAGTCGGATCATTAGCCATTTTAAAACTTTCAACGCTTAGCATGGCTGATGCGGTGTGATGTCCGTGTGTAGTTCCTGGAGATCTATGATCAAAGCGATTTACAATTACATCTGGTTGGAATTTTCGAATGGCCCAAATTACATCAGCCAATACTTTTTCTTTTTCCCAAATGGATAAAGTTTCCGTTGGATTTTTTGAAAAACCAAAATCATTAGCTCTTGAGAAAAATTGCTCTCCGCCATCTATTTTCCTAGCTTCTATAAGTTCTTGTGTTCGAATAACACCCAGTAATTCTCGTAACTGTGTACCAATTAAATTTTGACCACCATCTCCTCTGGTTAAAGAGAGATAAGCTGTACGTGCTTTTTGATCATTGGCAAGAAAAGAAATAAGTCTCGTATTCTCATCGTCAGGGTGAGCAGCTATGTATAATACTGAGCCTAAAAAATTGAGTTTTTCAATTTGATTGTAAATTTCAACTGAATTAAGTTTTTGAGGTTGTTGTGCATTTGTGATTTGCAAACAAATTAGCAATACAATACTGATTAAGTAGCTTTTTTTATACATTATCTAAATATATTATTCCTTTAACTCCAAATGTAGGGATTAAATATTTTTTACAAAATTTTTTAACGTTCGATACTGTTTATAAAATCTTTTAAACAACCAAAGGGAGAAAAACAACTAATGTCTTTCTCCCTTTTTTATGTGCTAATGCTTAATCTCTATCACGGCCTCGATCATCATCTCTGTCGTGTCTTTTATTTTTGTAATATTTACGATCATCATGGCGGTCATTATCTCTACGATTTCTATGATCTCCAGGATTACTAGGTCTCTCGTTTAAGTACACTCTTCTATCTACATGATAAACAACATTTCTAGGTTCATTACCTCTATATCCCCTATAATATTTTACTCTATGTGTTCTAAAATGATTGTAAGGACTTGGACCATGGTAATCGTTAAGAACTACTTTACACCCTGTGTTTAAATTGTAATTTCTGTATTGGTTGGGTAAAAACCTTGCACGAATCCATCGTCCATGATCAAAATAAATGAATCGGGTAGCTCTTACATCATAATACGCTTCTACGTCTGGAAGGTAGTAATACTCCGCATTTACATTTCCTACATGTCCCCAAGAAGGAGCTCTACCGATATTTACATTTACAGATATTTGTGCTTGTATTGAACTTGAAACTAATAAAATAATTCCAGCAACTATTAATTTGATCGTTTTCATATTATCCTATTTTAGTAATTTATTAAAAAATTGTTTTATTATCACTAACAACAATTTTCAACAACTGTGCCAAAACAGATTAAGTAACATTTACTTAAGAAAAAGTAAAATACATAAAAAAAATAAGTTAATATTTAAGTATTTGATTATTAAATATTTATATTTATTTTTTACCTTTCCCATGACCATTATTTCCTTTGTCTTTTTTATTGTTTCCGTGATTTCCCGGCTCGCTTTTGTAATTTTTATTGGCTTTGATTGAACTTGAATTATTCACTTTGTAAACTCCAATATTTTTTTGAGGTTTACCTTTGTACCCTTTATAATATTTTATTTTGTGTGTTTTAAAATTAGCGTAAGGAGTTTTACCACGATAATCATTCAACACTACCTTGTATCCATTATATAAGTTATAGCTTCGATATTGATTGGGTAAATTTCTAGATCTGATCCATCGACCATTACCTAAAAAAATAAATACTGTTGCTCTAACGTCATAATACGCTTCAATATCTGGTAAATAATAATAGTCTACTGCTGAATATCCTGATGGTCCCCAAGCTGGAGGTGTACCGATATTTACATTTACAGATACTTGTGCTTGTGTGGAGAAAGAATATGTCATAAACAATATTCCTATTAAAAGGATTTGGATTGTTTTCATTTGATAAATTTTTATAGAATTAGTGTTAAAATGTATGATGCCAAGAAAAAAAATGAGGAAACGATGATTCGTTTCCTCATAAGTCTTGATCCTTTTTAATTTATAACAACAATATAAGTAAAAGCACAATGATAATTATTGCCCCTACAGATAAATAGACACCATTCCCCGTAGATTTTAATTCTGTTTTTATAGCACGAACTTCTTTTCTCAGCTCTTTTTTTTCTGTACGACTCATTTGTGATTTGTCCATTGCTTTTATCTCTTCAAGACGATTCAATAAAACTTTAACTTCTGCTGGGACTTCTTTTGGAGTAGAAGAAATTGTAGTTGGATTTTTTTCAGCGGCAAATACTTGTGTTGGTAGTACACTTAATGACAACACCATCATCATTAAGTAGAAGGTAACTTTTTTCATTATTATTGGTTTTAAAAGTGATTATTATGTTAACAAATTTAAACCATTAGTATACTCTTGACTTATATAATTTGAACTATAAATTGTATAATTCACACGCAATTTTTTATGTGAATTAAGGTTTTTAGATGTTTGATTTTTAGTTATTTATACTTTACTATTCTTGGTTTCGCTAAATCAAAATCTTGTAAGCTGAAATCAGTTGTTTCAACTGCGTTTGTTTTAAAAATTGAACTCCCATTGCCAGGTATTGTTGGGTAATAGGATAGCGAAATTTGGAAAGAATTAAAAACAAGGTAATCGTTATTGATAATGAATCCAATGCTCAACTTAGAATAGGCTTTGCTTTTTAAAAAACTTTTTGAGCTGTTGCCTAGCCCTGCAATTGAGTAGTTGATAAATGGATTTAAGCGAAATCCCCATAGGTTCCATGGGGAGTATCCTTGAGTTTGTAGTGTTAAAATAGCCTTTTGAGTTCCATAAGTTGCCATTGTAAAACCACTAAGACCATTATTGTCATTTATTGATAATTGATCACCGTAGGCATTAGCTCTTTTAGAACCAATTATTATCTGTGGTTTTACAAATTGTCGAATTTTCCACTTACCAATTGTCATTAAGTTAGTAAAATAGTTGGCTTCAAAAGTAAATGCAGTTTGCATCGTATTTGAGTTTTCTAAAAATGTTCCAAATTCAAAATTGGTACTTAAAAAGCCCCATTTGTAAAAGTTACCAAAAGACGCACGAGAACCTAGATACATACGTCCAGCATTATTTTTATATTGATATCCGCCTGTTAATGCATATATTCTACCAATAGGTATATCCTCAATAATACCATATTGAAATATGTAACGATCACGAACGAAGGTGCGTGACGAAATTCCTATCCCAATTAAGGCAAGTTTTTCACTAGAATAAAAATCTTCGGGATCGTATACCGCTGTAGGACTTTCTAAATATTTTAAATTCATAAATCGGCTCGTTACAACAAGATTTGTAGTTCGGTCACTAACAGAGTTCCCTTTAAATAGTTTGAAAGCACGTCCTACCCATAAGTCATGTGTATTGTATTTAAAATTTTGAAATGCAAAAACATTAGTTAAGTCAGGAAGAGAATCTTTTCTAAACTGTTGATCGATATAAATTCCGCCTGCCCATTTTGTCAAAGGCGAATAAAATGGCCGTTCAATAGTAATACTTTTGCCATAATACCCGTCTAAATCTATTTGGTACCTTACTTTGGTGTTTATGAATGTATTTTTAATGTTAGGGACACTATACGCCACATCATAAGCAGTTTTTGAATCACTAAATTGTTTTTTTATTTTATTTTCAAATTGATGTCCTGACCCTAAAAAATTACGTTCATTAATTTCAATATTCATTTTTGAGCTTGAAAGTGATCCTTTTGGAATAATACTCCAGGAATCTAAAATACGAATAGAAATGTCAACGGAATCAGGGCTATTGGCAATGCTTTGCGGAGCCACATCTACGCGGTTTATGTATCTTTGCGAGCGAATCAATCGTTCAGATTCTCTTACAAGTAAAGAATCAAAAGGTTTGTTTTTTTTAATTAAAAGTAAATTTAAAATAGCTAGCCTATTGGTTTTTACATGGATTTTATTACCGGTACGCTCTGCCCAATTTTTTGGTTTTTTTGAAGTGTCAACATCAGAGTATCCAAAAGGATCTAAGGTTACGATGTTTATTTTTCGAATAATTTTACCTTCGTAATTGGAGTATTGTTTTTGTACTTGTTTAGTGCTTCTGCTTTTTATAACTGAAGATCTAAAGATTAGTTTGTGCATCACCTGTGTAAACTTGGTCTTTTTAGAAAAGTTTTTAATATTGGAATAGATGGCAGTACTATCCTTTGAAGTCGCTTTTTTTTGTGCAAAAGTCAACTGTCCTGCACAAAGAATAAGCAGGGATAATAAAGTTTTTGTTAGGGTACTCATTTTATAAAAATCAAGGGTACAGTTGACAGACTGAAATAACTACCCCTCAATCAATGATGGGGTAGGCATAGGATATAGAAACTAAAACTTATTGATCTATTCTTTAGTTTTTGAGGGGTCAATTTCAGTTGTAGTTTCTGTAAACATTGGAAGTTGAACCTCTGTGATTATAACATTGGGTTTTGACTCTTCCTCTGAATCAAAAAGGGGTAATTTTATGTTACGCCACGTGTATGTTTTGGGTAAATGATCACCCATAAGGTAACCCCAAGGCTCTAGTGTGTCTATTCTGTCGAAAATTACTTTCAAAACAGCCAATATAGGCAGTGCAAGAAACATTCCAGAAACCCCTGCTATGGCACCACCAATAATGATGGCAATAATAGATATAAATGCATTGATTTCAACTTTTGAACTTACAATTAACGGTACCAAAATATTGTTATCAATAAGCTGAACTACTACAGTTACTGCGATAACACCAATAATTATAGATAAATCAGGTGTGCCTGTTAAAGTGGCCACGATACTTAAAACTCCTGCAAAAAGAATTCCTATGTATGGAATTAAGTTTAAAATTCCGGTCATCACTCCTAATAATATGGCATATTTAACACCTATTAACATCAATCCAATTGTTGTCATTGTAGCTACTAATATCATTTCTATAATTAACCCCACGATATAACTGTTTATAGCAATACGAATGTTGGTCAATATATCTTTTAGTTTATGATGGTGTTCTTTATCAACAAGTTTTGATAAAAACATCAAAAAGTGGGTTCGGTATAATAATATTAAAAAAGTGTAAATAGGTATTAGGGTTAAATTTACAAGAGTATCTGTAAATGACATCAATGTTGTGCCCAAAATCTCTTTTCCTTTTTCTAAGGAATCTTCGGCTGCAGTATCAATATATTGTTTTTGTTCTCTGGAACTTACATGAAACGTATCTCTAATGAAACCTTGAATATTGGATAGATGGATGTTTATGTTTTTCTCAATCTTATCAAAATCTTCAGCAAAATCACTAATTTGATAGGATAAAAAAACAAATAGTCCAATGAAGAACAAGATGAATAAAATCACTACAATCATTACTGCTAAGACGTTGGGAAACCTAAGTTTTAATTTTAAAAATTGAG
This portion of the Flavobacterium sp. CECT 9288 genome encodes:
- a CDS encoding AI-2E family transporter, yielding MNEELKFPFYAKLTFITLGLIALIFIFYIGQNIIVPIIMSFLFAILLYPIAQFLKLKLRFPNVLAVMIVVILFILFFIGLFVFLSYQISDFAEDFDKIEKNINIHLSNIQGFIRDTFHVSSREQKQYIDTAAEDSLEKGKEILGTTLMSFTDTLVNLTLIPIYTFLILLYRTHFLMFLSKLVDKEHHHKLKDILTNIRIAINSYIVGLIIEMILVATMTTIGLMLIGVKYAILLGVMTGILNLIPYIGILFAGVLSIVATLTGTPDLSIIIGVIAVTVVVQLIDNNILVPLIVSSKVEINAFISIIAIIIGGAIAGVSGMFLALPILAVLKVIFDRIDTLEPWGYLMGDHLPKTYTWRNIKLPLFDSEEESKPNVIITEVQLPMFTETTTEIDPSKTKE